A region of Toxorhynchites rutilus septentrionalis strain SRP chromosome 1, ASM2978413v1, whole genome shotgun sequence DNA encodes the following proteins:
- the LOC129764459 gene encoding BTB/POZ domain-containing protein 6-B-like isoform X1 translates to MDLENIITMLSAVEQISYNLDTSIGLKYDTSFSQRQESLINNRFQSDVTFMVGEKRQPIHAHKLLLIIASEYFNAMFNGNFRESSSGEIEVSDVEPDIFLEILRFIYCGKVRLTIENALEIYVHAQKYMLNELRRRTIRFLENHIDSHNVLKIFTHNRLYEFSFINDRCLTLIRKNPLTYFRHEDFTSLDRKSLEIILASKKINCSDEQLFQALRDWKKNNESEYADEMVSVMNQIRTYNCSKLRFFGNMSMAEQTDLKFSIMCNHSLAFFGIGVFVKSTERFVTIEVEITENLESLGSYRFDYENKDPAAVNKANLFFEELTLHPDDWYSISVNFSYQGDSFTIINPQICHDKVKLDLESDFSAIKSVISHLYYDEIRK, encoded by the exons ATGGATTTAGAGAACATTATCACAATGCTATCAGCGGTAGAACAG ATCTCATATAACTTGGATACTTCAATTGGACTGAAGTACGATACTTCCTTCTCGCAGCGTCAGGAAAGTCTGATCAACAATAGGTTCCAATCCGATGTCACTTTTATGGTAGGCGAAAAGCGCCAACCAATTCACGCACATAAACTGCTGCTAATAATTGCTTCCGAGTATTTCAACGCTATGTTTAATGGTAACTTCAGAGAGTCCAGCTCCGGTGAGATTGAGGTGAGCGACGTTGAGCCGGATATCTTTCTGGAGATTCTCCGATTCATCTACTGCGGAAAGGTGCGGCTAACGATCGAGAACGCTTTGGAAATATACGTACATGCGCAGAAATACATGTTGAACGAGTTGCGTCGGCGAACTATTCGCTTTCTCGAAAATCACATCGATTCGCATAATGTGTTGAAGATATTCACCCATAATCGATTGTATGAGTTTTCGTTCATTAACGATAGATGTCTTACGCTTATTCGAAAAAATCCATTGACGTATTTTCGTCACGAAGATTTCACCAGTTTGGATAGGAAATCACTGGAAATTATCTTGGCCAGCAAAAAAATCAACTGTAGCGATGAGCAGCTGTTTCAGGCGCTTCGCGATTGGAAAAAGAACAACGAGAGCGAATATGCAGACGAAATGGTATCGGTTATGAACCAAATACGAACGTATAACTGTTCAAAGTTGAGATTCTTCGGAAATATGTCTATGGCTGAACAGACTGATTTGAAATTTTCTATCATGTGCAACCATAGTTTGGCATTCTTCGGCATCGGAGTATTTGTCAAATCCACCGAAAGATTTGTGACGATTGAGGTTGAAATAACGGAAAATTTGGAGTCGCTGGGAAGTTATCGATTTGATTACGAGAATAAAGATCCAGCGGCTGTTAACAAAGCTAACTTATTCTTCGAGGAACTTACACTACATCCGGATGACTGGTATTCGATCTCGGTGAACTTTAGTTATCAGGGAGATTCCTTCACCATTATCAACCCACAAATTTGTCATGATAAAGTAAAGCTAGATTTGGAAAGTGACTTTAGTGCAATTAAGAGTGTGATTTCGCATCTTTATTATGATGAGATTCGGAAATAA